The proteins below are encoded in one region of Spirochaetota bacterium:
- a CDS encoding sodium:solute symporter family protein — translation MSGYLIGILAYIIFQLILGILVSRKIHSDDDFILAGRKLGYLLVTFSIFATWFGAESCIGTSGAAYSDGLVGVTADPFGYAIVLFILGLFFAARLWKMQLTTISDFFRNVYDSTVEKLTAIILIPTSLLWAAAQIRAFGQVLSASSEIELTISITISAIVVILYTGLGGLLADAITDIVQGAILIIGLFIIFYSVLDDVGGLTSALGMLDTTRLTFVPHSITDPLHRLLTMAESWAVPICGSLVAQEVISRMLAARSATVARRSSLLASLMYISIGIIPLFIGLIGYHVMPGLQDPEQILPKMAQFHFHKYLYIIFAGALVSAILSTVDSALLASSALLNHNLIFSFYPNLSDKTKLIADRIGVIILGITSYVLALHAEGIYSLVKEASAFGSAGVFVIYIIGMYSKNTSVTAAIVTLATGASTYFIGKFFIHFEYSFLLSVLVAVLSYYTVYLITKAITPATLPVAIKDTDS, via the coding sequence CTTGCCGGCAGGAAATTAGGATATCTTTTAGTGACGTTTTCCATATTTGCTACCTGGTTTGGAGCTGAATCCTGCATTGGCACTTCTGGTGCAGCATATTCAGACGGGCTTGTTGGTGTTACGGCTGATCCTTTTGGGTATGCGATAGTTCTTTTCATATTAGGCCTATTTTTTGCAGCCCGCCTGTGGAAAATGCAGCTAACAACTATCTCCGACTTTTTTAGAAATGTATACGACAGCACCGTAGAAAAGCTCACTGCAATTATTCTTATTCCCACATCCTTGCTGTGGGCAGCAGCTCAAATACGTGCATTTGGGCAGGTTCTTTCTGCTTCATCTGAAATAGAACTAACTATATCCATTACTATATCCGCAATTGTAGTTATCCTGTATACTGGATTAGGTGGTTTACTTGCTGATGCAATAACTGACATTGTCCAGGGAGCAATTCTTATTATTGGCCTTTTTATTATTTTTTACTCAGTACTTGATGATGTTGGCGGATTAACAAGCGCTTTGGGAATGCTTGATACAACCCGCTTAACATTTGTGCCGCATTCAATCACTGATCCATTACACCGACTGTTAACTATGGCAGAATCATGGGCTGTGCCAATCTGTGGATCACTTGTTGCACAGGAAGTCATATCCAGAATGCTTGCTGCACGGTCAGCAACGGTTGCTCGCAGGAGCTCATTATTAGCTTCACTCATGTATATTTCCATTGGAATAATCCCTCTTTTTATTGGTCTTATTGGGTATCACGTCATGCCAGGCTTGCAGGATCCAGAACAAATTTTGCCCAAAATGGCACAATTCCACTTTCATAAATATCTTTACATTATCTTTGCAGGAGCATTGGTATCAGCAATTCTTTCCACAGTTGACAGCGCTCTTTTGGCATCGTCAGCTCTGCTCAACCATAACCTTATTTTCAGCTTCTACCCCAACTTAAGTGATAAAACAAAACTTATCGCTGATAGAATAGGAGTTATTATACTGGGCATAACCTCATATGTGTTAGCTCTTCATGCCGAAGGGATATATTCGCTGGTAAAAGAAGCCTCGGCATTTGGCAGCGCTGGTGTGTTTGTAATATATATTATTGGCATGTATTCAAAAAACACAAGCGTTACGGCAGCTATAGTAACACTTGCAACAGGAGCATCCACCTATTTTATTGGAAAATTTTTCATTCATTTTGAATATAGCTTTCTGCTATCAGTACTAGTTGCGGTGCTAAGCTATTATACAGTCTATCTGATAACAAAGGCAATAACACCTGCAACACTACCAGTTGCAATAAAAGATACGGATAGTTAA
- a CDS encoding universal stress protein — MFKKILYPTDFSECAQAAIPYIKSMKKIGTKDLIILHVIDIRQSTIIDTTAFGETFIYPYDIGDILKKEAQAQMTKLIKQFSKLYRVTPLIIEGIPFREIIQIAQEHNVSCIVLGSHGKSNIEEMLLGSVTEKVVRKSTIPCLVIKRA, encoded by the coding sequence ATGTTTAAGAAAATTCTCTACCCAACAGATTTTTCTGAATGTGCACAGGCAGCCATTCCATATATAAAATCCATGAAAAAAATTGGGACAAAGGATTTGATCATCCTCCATGTCATCGATATACGGCAAAGTACTATAATAGACACAACAGCATTTGGCGAAACTTTTATCTATCCCTATGATATAGGAGATATTCTAAAAAAAGAAGCACAAGCCCAGATGACAAAATTAATCAAGCAATTTTCCAAACTGTATAGAGTTACCCCATTAATTATTGAAGGTATTCCATTTAGGGAAATAATACAAATAGCTCAGGAGCATAATGTTTCATGTATTGTATTGGGTTCACATGGTAAAAGCAATATTGAAGAAATGTTATTGGGATCTGTTACTGAAAAAGTTGTACGAAAATCTACAATACCATGCCTTGTCATTAAAAGAGCTTAA
- a CDS encoding class I SAM-dependent methyltransferase: MCDSNQVKKSPFDDYSFALLYEKRNAEFGYPGKLLDYLIEHLYKYNVTSVIDVGAGTGAFSIPLAQAGFRVHAIEPATGMRSILSSKIKDVSGNLSIYPYTLEEMPAIKADACIAMHSLYGMKPIEGAIAKMMHSAPLVMIAVRTEKTYTLSDVVRSYFKKERPKHYHKKIIEYLQEHSISHKQYFIHQSHRVIIRNLFQEALFHCQAMGCDESHVDAILHILENNLHKDDEYWFENIHDDAMIIIHP, translated from the coding sequence ATGTGCGATAGTAATCAAGTAAAAAAATCCCCGTTTGATGATTACAGTTTTGCTTTACTATATGAGAAACGTAATGCTGAATTTGGATACCCTGGTAAGTTGTTAGATTACCTCATAGAACATCTGTATAAATACAATGTCACCTCAGTTATTGATGTTGGTGCTGGCACAGGTGCTTTCAGCATTCCACTGGCACAAGCCGGTTTCAGAGTTCATGCCATTGAGCCTGCTACAGGAATGCGTAGTATTTTATCTAGCAAAATAAAAGATGTTTCAGGCAATTTATCAATATACCCATATACCCTAGAAGAAATGCCAGCAATAAAGGCAGATGCCTGTATTGCAATGCACTCATTATATGGTATGAAGCCAATAGAAGGAGCTATCGCCAAAATGATGCATAGTGCCCCACTGGTAATGATAGCAGTTAGAACAGAAAAGACATATACTTTAAGTGATGTTGTAAGAAGCTACTTTAAAAAAGAAAGACCCAAACATTATCACAAAAAAATTATTGAATATCTTCAGGAACATTCAATATCTCATAAACAATATTTTATACACCAGTCTCACAGAGTGATAATCAGAAATTTGTTTCAGGAAGCGTTATTTCATTGTCAGGCAATGGGCTGTGATGAAAGTCATGTTGATGCAATTCTACATATTCTTGAAAATAACCTTCATAAAGATGACGAGTATTGGTTTGAAAATATTCATGATGACGCAATGATTATTATTCATCCATAA